GAACAGTCCGGCATGCATGCGGCGAGTTTGACACCATACCTCACGTCGTCCGCGAAGCTCTCATGGCCCCACGGCGTTCCCCCCTCGCTCTCCCTTGTACAGTATATTACAAAAGCAACCACACTAGCTTTCACAAGCCCCCCACAGCAAAACCAATCTCCATAATtatacatcatcatcatctaAACTGCTCGAGAGGTTAATCAGCGATGGCTCAGAGCAGAAACACCGTGGTCGCGCTGTGCCTCGTCGCCCTGGTGTTTGCGGCGGCGTCGTTGCCGGCTGCAACCGCCTTCGGCTGCTACGACGACTGCTACGAGCGCTGCGCCAACGGCAAGCAGGACCCCGCCTGCGTGAAGATGTGCAACGAGGCATGCGGCGCCGACGCGGCAGCCAAGGCCGCTGCGGGTGCCAGCGCCGCCGGCTCGACGCCTGGCAAGGCCGATGCCGCCAAGGCGCCCGCTGCCGGCGCCTCTGCATGAGCGACTCCCTGGATATCGATCTAGGAACTCACACCGGCCGGCACCGCCTGGCTGGTTAACTTAGATGCACGCGCCCGCATGCTCGATCACCGGACATGACATCCACGCAGGTGGCGGTGTCCTATTGATTTCATTCTTATGCATGCATGCTTTAATTCTTTTCGCTCAGTTAACTCGTGTTCCGTCAGTGACCAATGATTTTCCATTGTTCTACGTCTGCCTTGTTCCCTGAAACTGGTTTGGTTTCTACTCCATCCCATCCAAATTACTTATCACAAATTTAATGTACCTAGACGAGACAGATTTTAGGCAACAtgttgctcaaattcgtgacaagtAATTTAGATTGGAGAGAGTGTGTAATAGTTTCTTTGTAACTATAGATCTTGGGCGAATCAGCCTATGCAACTGCTCAATGTTGCGACATGCCGCTCCATCTCGGCTGTCAGGTTGAAAATTTCAAATATATAGAAATGTTAGTTTCGAAACGATTATGGGAAATTACATCCAATTTTGAATGGGCCAAAAATTTGAATTCGGATCCTACTTGTTACTCAATTACAAGTACACATGTTTTCCCCTCAAATTAAGTCACAAATTGTAGtgaatttttgataaaattggatATGTTTCTCCTTGGATGATGCATGCCTTAGGGCACCTTTGATTCAAATGATTATAAATTGCAAGAGTGTAAAGAAAAGAATTGCAAATTCATGCGCACTCTAGTTCTACCTGatttcatatatatatatcaaaATTTGTTAGATTTCATCATAGGAAAAACAAAGGATTTAAAAAAGGGGCTTGCGTGAATGTTAGACTTAGTGCCAAGGATTACCTAAGAAAAAAAAGTTATGAGATTTAATCATACGAatcaaacaacaacaacaacaacaacaacaacaacaacagaaaAAATCCTAATGATTTGGATCCTCCAAAATTACTATGCAAAAAAATTTGAGTCAAAGAGGGCCTTAATTACTATCCAAAAAAAATTCCTAATGATCAATCGCATTTTCCATGGATCGAAATGATAGGGACACACATCAAGCGGTTCATCTCCTCTCCCTGCCGAGTCATTTCGTTCCCATATTCCCTGAACTGACAGTGCCCTAGCCTCCGATCGACGATAGGTGCCCCTGGCCTTGACGCCTCGTGATCCTAGCCGACGTTGAAGTGGGCAATGGCAGACCGCAATTGCTGCCCAATTGTCcatgatctcctcctttcggcctTTACCAATCTGCTGACTAGGTTGATCTACTCGTACTCGACTGCTGCTACCTGATAATAGCCATTTTTGCAACATGGGTCTACCTTCACATTCCTCATCATCTCTGTGGGTCGCAAGTGTCTGGCTTCTTTTTGAAAACTTCCATGCCAGCCTACACCACCCTGAGAAACAAAGGGCGAAGCAAGAGTAAAAGGTCATCGGAGCCTTTCTTGCATAATCTTTCTCTAATAAGCAATATTAAAGACGATTCAAATGAGGATTTGCTCAATTATGTTGGTTTGAGCTAAGAGCATTTTTGCAGTACCCTGAAATTAATATTAGCCATTCATCCATCCTCACCTAGTGGTTAACCTTGCTTGGTACTCCAGCACAAGTCATGTGGAGTACTATCTCTACAATTAGGGACTACCTCCGTCCAAAGGACAAAATCATAATCAAGAGGGTCTGTATTTCATTAAGCCAGTCCAAGTTCTTTGGGAGTGCACATGGATGGTTCTAATTCTTGGTAAGTGGTGCGTCACAGGTCTTAAATGGATATGACCAGTCGGGCTCCGACAGTTTTTTTTGACAAAGAGAACATATTAATATCCGAatataccaattacatccagcctctacaACAACGAGATGTCCTAAAGACATTACGGGTGCACACAACCCTACtacagaaaagaagaagaaaaacgtGCTACGGTGATCAAAACAACTCTGACATTTGGTTCAATGTTGGATAGTGGTGCATTTATCACATCAGAATGATGTTTGGTTTGGAAgttaactattttttgtgtgggCTAAACCTCTGTACTTGGATCATATAAATGGCCATACAATCTATCTTTGCAACACATTTCGAAAATTAAGGTTTCGCTCAAAATTAGAATTTTTATGTGATCCATCCATCTCAAGATGATCTTAACAAAGGATAATTGGCAAAGAGAAAATGGAAGGGTAATATGAAGTGCCGGCAACCTGTTACTAATAGAATCACAACTGGATGAGCAGCTATCTCATGTTATCTTTTGTTATTATTTTTAAGTGTGTGACTCATTTATCAACACTTTGTGACACATAAGTTGTAAACGCTGAAACTTTCaataataaaataaaaaaaactgtATGCATCAGTCAATGTAGAGACCAGGGCATCTCCCCTTTTGAAATAAACTAGTataattgcccgtgcgttgctacgggtactCAAATTTTATTTCTCAACGCACATATATAATTCACAACTCACTATGAAAATGTAAAACAATCAAGGATATCATAATGTACTACCACATGATAATACCATACCGTAGGGAATAACAAGACAAGATTGCTGTGCATGTGTGTGGTTCCAAGTTCTAGGCTTCTTGTTACTCTTTCGCGGTAAGTTCCACACCTGAGCCATTATAACTGTCATCTCAACAACCTCTCCTTTTGGATTTATTATTGTCTCACAAAATGAGTGTtgcaaacacacatatatatatcggAAGGAATACTTATTTTCTGATTAATTCAGACAACACTTTGATATTCATAGTTAAATTCTCATGGGTCGCCATGGGAAATCAAGACATGGAGAAAAATGATTTCATCTTGTCGTTCATCACAAGCACAGTGACTTGTAGCTTTTTGTTACACCATCATGTACAATATCATTTCTATCCTTCTCACTAACCTTCAGAGGAGGTGAGGACTAACAACATGTGTTCTTTCTATCCTTATTACCCTTTTTCGCCCATGTTGTATTAGCGGTACTTTTATTGTGTAAGTGTGTCAATAACAAGAATTATTTTGTTAATCCTAAATCGGTGCCGATTCAAAAATTGATACACCATCATGTACAATGTCATTCCTATCCCTCTCACTAACCTTCCGAGGAGGTGAGGACTAACAACATGTGTTCTTTCTATCCTTATTAGTTATTACCCTTTTTCGCCCATATCATATTACCGGTACTTTTATTGTGTAAGTATGTCAATAACAAGAATTACTTTGTCAATCCTAAATCGGTGCCGATTCAAAAATTGCAACAGAATGCGGAATGTGAAGCAGCAAGAAATAAATGTAGTGTGTCGCTTTTTTTGTACACTTGATTCTAATAAGAAAATATTATATATGTAGCATATACAAATCCACATTGGCATTTTCAAACAATGCATACAATAGTTTGTTCTAAAACCATTATTCCTCATTTCTCTTCTCCCGTAAGTGGCATTTGTATTGTAACTCCTCTTTTTGTAGGGTAGGCAGAAGATTTATCAGATGGCTTGATCAAACACTTCAGCTTTCTTGCGCCATAAAACTAAAATCACATGCATAAAAAAGACTGGCCACACTTATATAAGAGCctaccttttcttcgccaaataaACCAGCAAACATCGATGTTTTTCCAAAACTATATGTAGACCTCTTTCTGACCAAAACTCTTTGTGACTACCATTGAGTTTAACCAACATAGTTTCCATTGTCAGAGAAATTATATTCCAGCATTATATAAGCTCAACCACAAGTATGGTGTATAGTTGGGTGAAAAACAAATGATGCATGCCCCTAAACACA
This Lolium perenne isolate Kyuss_39 chromosome 1, Kyuss_2.0, whole genome shotgun sequence DNA region includes the following protein-coding sequences:
- the LOC127342118 gene encoding uncharacterized protein, coding for MAQSRNTVVALCLVALVFAAASLPAATAFGCYDDCYERCANGKQDPACVKMCNEACGADAAAKAAAGASAAGSTPGKADAAKAPAAGASA